A region from the Hemitrygon akajei unplaced genomic scaffold, sHemAka1.3 Scf000130, whole genome shotgun sequence genome encodes:
- the LOC140723727 gene encoding uncharacterized protein isoform X2, with amino-acid sequence MRVTMLPVFLLVASLASVEGLSKDHCLGYDVLCTTADYEFRRYNESVWVGMYVSRVSFHKSAPAPLYHYFKQRNSEGMEIQLAGQVLVSFTGHGEPAVYFMLPQELWDNPPTATNPRVFITRLPMMDVFARNIHLFHFSDGADFNRTLTAQNVPVNNSNFFVHSCLRESVAFHRLSQGQEIWFVATGGFDCPAP; translated from the exons GGTAACAATGCTGCCCGTGTTTCTGCTTGTCGCCTCGCTGGCCAGCGTGGAAGGCTTGAGCAAAGA TCATTGCTTGGGATATGATGTCCTCTGCACCACTGCGGATTATGAG TTCCGCCGGTACAATGAATCGGTTTGGGTCGGAATGTACGTCAGCCGGGTCTCCTTTCACAAATCTGCCCCGGCACCGCTGTACCACTATTTCAAACAGCGAAACTCGGAAG GGATGGAGATCCAATTAGCTGGACAAGTTCTCGTTTCATTCACCGGGCATGGAGAGCCTGCAGTCTACTTCATGCTTCCCCAAGAGCTCTGGGACAATCCTCCAACAGCAACCAACCCACGA GTGTTCATCACtcgtttaccaatgatggatgtGTTCGCCAGGAATATCCATCTGTTTCACTTTTCCGACGGAGCTGATTTCAACCGCACGCTCACTGCGCAGAATGTCCCTGTCAACAATTCCAACTTCTTCGTGCATTCCTGCTTGAG GGAGTCAGTGGCGTTCCATCGTTTGTCACAAGG
- the LOC140723727 gene encoding uncharacterized protein isoform X1: MHGEAVSQSTSSLIDIQQATPGATGTISDRNRLTGEVSAHMEGLFRVTMLPVFLLVASLASVEGLSKDHCLGYDVLCTTADYEFRRYNESVWVGMYVSRVSFHKSAPAPLYHYFKQRNSEGMEIQLAGQVLVSFTGHGEPAVYFMLPQELWDNPPTATNPRVFITRLPMMDVFARNIHLFHFSDGADFNRTLTAQNVPVNNSNFFVHSCLRESVAFHRLSQGQEIWFVATGGFDCPAP, translated from the exons ATGcatggcgaagcggtctcccaatctacgtcgagtctcatcgatatacagcaggccacaccgggagcaacgGGCACAATAAGTGACCGCAACAGACTCACAGGGGAAGTGTCggctcacatggaaggactgtttag GGTAACAATGCTGCCCGTGTTTCTGCTTGTCGCCTCGCTGGCCAGCGTGGAAGGCTTGAGCAAAGA TCATTGCTTGGGATATGATGTCCTCTGCACCACTGCGGATTATGAG TTCCGCCGGTACAATGAATCGGTTTGGGTCGGAATGTACGTCAGCCGGGTCTCCTTTCACAAATCTGCCCCGGCACCGCTGTACCACTATTTCAAACAGCGAAACTCGGAAG GGATGGAGATCCAATTAGCTGGACAAGTTCTCGTTTCATTCACCGGGCATGGAGAGCCTGCAGTCTACTTCATGCTTCCCCAAGAGCTCTGGGACAATCCTCCAACAGCAACCAACCCACGA GTGTTCATCACtcgtttaccaatgatggatgtGTTCGCCAGGAATATCCATCTGTTTCACTTTTCCGACGGAGCTGATTTCAACCGCACGCTCACTGCGCAGAATGTCCCTGTCAACAATTCCAACTTCTTCGTGCATTCCTGCTTGAG GGAGTCAGTGGCGTTCCATCGTTTGTCACAAGG